In Niallia sp. FSL W8-0635, one genomic interval encodes:
- a CDS encoding GNAT family N-acetyltransferase, translating into MNPYLIREVTDKKEIEKVVEFQDVIWNKRNTTPYPFLIASLHNGGILIGAFIKEELVGFCYGFPGFCQNEVYLVSHMMAVQEEHRDGGLGYKMKVKQKEIALKQGYKKIMWTFDPLESRNAYLNIAKLGGIVKTYYPNHYGIMNDELNGGLPSDRFLLEWDLKKSSVDCIPAEEQIQSCISWEMVEDMPSPLSLEINFNQVDYYKIPVPKDIHKIKERDFVIAEKWRFQLRDAFKHLFDKGFRLEAFQTTNNLVNYYIVSSV; encoded by the coding sequence TTGAATCCCTATCTGATAAGAGAAGTTACCGATAAAAAAGAAATAGAAAAGGTTGTAGAATTTCAAGATGTAATTTGGAACAAGAGGAATACAACACCTTATCCATTTTTAATCGCATCGCTTCATAACGGAGGAATCCTTATTGGAGCTTTTATTAAGGAAGAATTAGTTGGCTTTTGTTATGGTTTTCCTGGATTTTGTCAAAATGAGGTATATCTAGTTTCGCATATGATGGCCGTTCAGGAGGAACATAGAGACGGTGGATTAGGTTATAAAATGAAAGTAAAGCAAAAAGAAATAGCGTTAAAGCAAGGCTACAAAAAAATAATGTGGACTTTTGACCCTTTAGAATCACGTAATGCCTATCTTAATATTGCGAAACTAGGAGGGATAGTGAAAACCTATTATCCTAATCATTACGGAATAATGAATGATGAATTAAATGGTGGGTTGCCATCTGACAGGTTTTTATTAGAATGGGATCTTAAAAAAAGTTCTGTTGATTGTATTCCAGCAGAAGAGCAAATTCAAAGCTGCATTTCTTGGGAAATGGTTGAAGATATGCCTAGCCCACTCTCATTAGAAATTAATTTTAATCAAGTTGATTACTACAAGATTCCTGTTCCGAAAGATATACATAAGATAAAAGAAAGAGACTTTGTAATAGCAGAAAAGTGGCGTTTCCAATTAAGAGATGCATTTAAGCACCTGTTTGACAAGGGGTTTAGGCTTGAGGCTTTTCAAACGACTAATAATTTAGTGAACTATTATATTGTTAGCTCTGTATAA
- a CDS encoding helix-turn-helix transcriptional regulator, giving the protein MFRKTIFKKIFLSFSIVIIIYTSIILFVTISQEYSQNRLEMDKLNEMFLERESNIIDYRLDVSLNVVRLLSQQEVITDFLEMDQFNYNIYSKLFTELTGNHFSNDQLGFNLAVLKDFGTDITSSDGYFLFNDYMKFIHMDHNLEELKGFMDSQVNNDLQCYDAKDKLIIVNKVYYNQKKQNLYFFIIWEKKALLPTALPDDNSILGIVNEFTLASTTNNGENVLSSFLPVKNMHENQIIHRSLDEYYAYQKRSNAIPTINYLYITNLHKGIGLPVQTIKSIGIILLFLLLLGFILTTVLSRKSYSPIEEIIKNIRSGEEKNSLEGYIKNELDYILSNIHDINEINQSLVHFQESSLTDLQENFLKNIIYENYDKQFIEKRLNLLQLDSFRNGGMLAIISIEGREVESNLREGNMLTLRKKVLALFNEKDTKHKLISFPIDHRYFCVFFAEKNQHNVLDILNRVIKRNEKEIGVEITFTLSQVFSSIQDLPEIFKSSFKLRDQKYSFIDTECLCTNNVPLFSENEYSYSVETESILINLIQNRDMKNAKKLIKEIVETNFREESMDIYNIYDFRNALVNTLKRILDKFNLSFGEFYQKNKDVFFLLNSTDIEILKTAFLDIFDELMLLLGEKHSIKLSTVESVIRYIQDNYTKDLSLGEVANYFQLSESYVSKLIKDHLKSSFKNYVNQLKVEKSKDLLKSGKYMVSEVGEMVGCKNVNTFIRIFKQYEGVTPGKYVINKIAK; this is encoded by the coding sequence ATGTTTCGGAAAACGATTTTCAAGAAAATTTTTCTGTCATTCTCCATTGTTATCATTATTTATACTTCAATTATTCTATTTGTTACAATCTCACAGGAATATTCTCAAAATAGGCTGGAAATGGATAAATTAAATGAAATGTTTCTTGAAAGGGAAAGTAATATCATTGACTATCGTTTAGATGTTTCATTAAATGTTGTCAGGCTTTTGTCGCAGCAGGAGGTTATAACGGATTTTTTAGAAATGGATCAGTTTAATTACAATATTTATAGCAAATTGTTCACTGAGTTAACAGGAAATCATTTCTCCAACGATCAATTAGGATTTAATCTTGCTGTTTTAAAAGATTTTGGAACAGACATAACAAGTTCTGATGGATATTTTTTGTTTAATGACTACATGAAATTTATTCATATGGATCATAATTTGGAAGAGCTAAAAGGTTTTATGGATTCACAAGTAAACAATGATTTACAATGTTATGATGCAAAGGACAAATTAATCATTGTTAACAAAGTCTATTATAATCAGAAAAAGCAAAACCTTTATTTTTTTATTATATGGGAGAAGAAGGCCTTATTACCGACCGCTTTACCAGATGATAATAGTATTCTTGGAATAGTAAATGAGTTTACTTTAGCATCAACAACTAATAATGGAGAAAATGTACTATCTAGCTTTTTGCCGGTGAAAAATATGCATGAAAATCAAATCATTCATCGTTCTTTAGATGAATATTATGCCTATCAAAAGCGTTCGAATGCGATACCAACTATTAATTACTTATATATAACGAATCTACATAAGGGAATTGGACTACCAGTTCAAACGATAAAGAGCATAGGAATCATTTTGTTATTTTTACTACTATTAGGGTTTATTCTAACTACTGTTCTTAGTAGAAAATCTTATTCACCAATTGAAGAAATTATTAAAAACATTAGAAGTGGCGAGGAAAAGAATAGCTTGGAGGGTTACATAAAAAATGAATTAGATTATATTCTATCTAATATTCATGACATAAATGAAATCAATCAAAGTTTAGTGCATTTCCAAGAAAGCTCATTAACGGATTTACAAGAAAACTTTCTAAAGAATATCATTTACGAAAATTATGATAAGCAGTTTATAGAAAAAAGACTAAACCTTCTTCAGTTAGATTCATTCCGTAATGGTGGAATGCTTGCCATTATTTCGATTGAAGGCCGAGAAGTGGAATCAAATTTAAGAGAAGGTAATATGTTAACGTTAAGAAAAAAAGTATTAGCATTATTTAATGAAAAAGACACTAAACACAAATTGATTTCATTTCCTATTGATCATCGATATTTTTGTGTGTTTTTTGCAGAAAAGAATCAGCATAATGTATTAGATATTTTAAATAGAGTGATAAAAAGAAACGAAAAAGAAATAGGAGTAGAAATCACTTTTACCCTCTCTCAAGTTTTTTCTTCCATACAAGATTTACCAGAGATATTTAAGTCTTCCTTTAAGCTTAGAGATCAAAAATATTCTTTTATTGATACAGAATGTCTATGTACGAATAATGTTCCTTTATTCTCTGAGAATGAATATTCATATAGTGTAGAAACGGAAAGTATCTTAATAAATTTAATACAAAATAGAGATATGAAGAATGCTAAGAAATTAATCAAGGAAATTGTAGAAACAAATTTTAGAGAAGAGAGCATGGATATATATAATATTTATGATTTTAGAAACGCTCTTGTTAACACATTAAAAAGAATTCTGGATAAATTTAATCTTTCGTTTGGCGAATTTTATCAAAAGAATAAAGATGTCTTTTTTCTTTTGAATAGTACGGATATCGAGATTTTAAAGACTGCCTTTTTAGATATTTTCGATGAACTAATGCTTCTCCTAGGTGAAAAACACTCTATTAAGCTTTCAACAGTTGAAAGTGTCATTCGTTATATTCAAGATAATTACACAAAGGATTTGTCGTTAGGAGAAGTAGCAAATTATTTTCAATTAAGTGAATCATATGTTAGCAAGTTAATTAAAGATCATTTGAAATCCTCTTTTAAAAATTATGTAAATCAGTTAAAAGTAGAAAAATCAAAGGATTTACTGAAATCTGGAAAATATATGGTTTCAGAAGTTGGAGAAATGGTAGGATGTAAAAATGTTAATACCTTTATAAGGATATTTAAGCAGTATGAGGGAGTAACTCCCGGAAAGTATGTTATTAATAAAATTGCCAAATAA
- a CDS encoding cysteine desulfurase family protein, which translates to MEHIYVDHAATSPMHPKVIDRMYEIMKDQFGNPSSIHAYGRQARNILDNARAVIASSIGALENEIIFTSGGTEADNYAIFGIAESKETAGKHIITTEIEHHAVLHACQELEKKGFEITYLSVNENGVIDLEEFKTALREDTILVTIMYGNNEVGSVQPIKEIGLMLKDHPAAFHTDAVQAYGLEDIDVKEQNIDLLSVSSHKINGPKGIGFLYVRNGIKLNPRFFGGEQEKKRRAGTENVPSVAGFQLAVEIAEQNRVQKREQYKKYKEILIEMLKDHNISFEQNGLVDNTLPHVLNLSFPGTNVEAMLVNLDLAGIAASSGSACTAGSIEPSHVLVSMFGKESERTKNSIRFSFGLNNTEQQIEKVGQELVKIINRLTK; encoded by the coding sequence TTGGAACATATTTATGTGGATCATGCGGCGACTTCACCCATGCATCCAAAAGTAATAGACAGAATGTATGAAATCATGAAAGACCAATTTGGAAATCCCTCTAGTATTCACGCCTATGGAAGACAGGCGCGAAATATCTTAGATAATGCAAGAGCAGTAATTGCTTCTAGCATTGGTGCACTTGAAAATGAAATTATTTTTACAAGTGGTGGCACAGAGGCTGATAATTATGCAATCTTTGGAATTGCTGAGAGCAAAGAAACAGCAGGAAAACATATTATTACGACAGAAATCGAGCATCATGCTGTATTGCATGCCTGCCAGGAATTAGAGAAAAAAGGCTTTGAGATTACTTATCTTTCTGTAAACGAAAATGGAGTAATTGATTTAGAGGAATTTAAAACGGCATTAAGAGAAGATACCATTCTCGTTACCATTATGTATGGCAATAATGAGGTAGGATCCGTTCAGCCAATCAAGGAAATTGGTTTAATGTTAAAAGATCACCCTGCTGCATTTCATACAGATGCTGTACAAGCCTATGGTTTAGAAGATATTGATGTAAAAGAACAGAATATCGACCTTTTATCTGTATCTTCTCATAAGATTAACGGACCTAAAGGAATAGGGTTTTTGTATGTAAGAAACGGTATAAAGCTTAATCCCCGATTTTTTGGAGGAGAGCAAGAGAAAAAAAGAAGAGCTGGAACAGAAAATGTACCTTCTGTAGCTGGTTTTCAACTGGCAGTAGAAATTGCTGAGCAGAATAGGGTACAGAAGAGAGAGCAATATAAAAAGTATAAGGAAATATTGATTGAAATGTTAAAAGATCATAATATTTCATTTGAACAAAACGGATTAGTTGATAATACCCTGCCACATGTTTTAAACTTAAGCTTTCCTGGTACAAATGTAGAAGCGATGTTAGTTAATCTAGACTTAGCTGGTATTGCTGCTTCTAGTGGTTCTGCATGTACAGCTGGATCAATTGAACCATCCCATGTTTTAGTGAGTATGTTTGGTAAAGAATCAGAAAGAACGAAAAATTCTATTCGATTTAGCTTTGGATTAAATAATACAGAACAACAAATAGAAAAGGTCGGTCAGGAGTTAGTTAAAATAATTAACCGTCTGACAAAATAA
- the menC gene encoding o-succinylbenzoate synthase, translating to MQIDKIEVQHVKMPLVSPFETSFGKLLEKDFLIIKIYSGEHIGYGESVALPDPTYSEETTGTVAYMLNAFLIPLLLKEEINHPDDVSKRFAPIRRNNMAKAALEGAVWDLYSKKKGISLSKALGGVQTSIDVGVSIGIEKTTDKLLAKVDRFLSEGYKKIKVKIKPGYDLEPLTKIRETFGFDIPLMADANSAYTLADIERIKEMDPLKLMMIEQPLAYDDIIDHSILQSELATPICLDESIHSVEDARKAIELGSCKIINIKIGRVGGLTEAKKIHDLCEKHSIPVWCGGMLEGGIGRAHNIAITTLPSFTIAGDTSASNRYWHEDIILPEVTLSSLGKIDVPAGDGIGFELNKEVINKYLLTTKVYENKSV from the coding sequence GTGCAAATCGATAAGATAGAAGTTCAACATGTAAAAATGCCATTGGTGAGTCCCTTTGAGACAAGCTTTGGGAAGCTTTTGGAGAAGGATTTTCTCATTATTAAAATCTATAGTGGAGAGCACATTGGGTATGGGGAGTCTGTTGCTTTACCAGACCCAACCTATAGTGAAGAAACGACTGGAACGGTTGCTTATATGCTAAATGCATTTTTAATTCCACTATTGTTAAAAGAAGAAATTAACCATCCAGATGATGTTAGCAAGCGGTTTGCTCCCATTAGACGAAATAATATGGCGAAAGCAGCGTTAGAAGGTGCTGTGTGGGATTTATATAGTAAGAAAAAGGGCATTTCCCTTTCAAAGGCGCTTGGGGGAGTACAAACCTCCATTGATGTTGGAGTAAGCATTGGAATCGAAAAAACAACAGATAAGCTTCTAGCAAAAGTGGATCGATTTTTATCAGAAGGCTACAAAAAAATCAAAGTGAAAATTAAACCTGGATATGATCTGGAACCATTAACGAAAATAAGAGAAACATTTGGCTTTGATATTCCTTTAATGGCTGATGCTAACTCTGCCTATACGTTAGCCGATATTGAGCGAATTAAAGAAATGGATCCCCTCAAATTAATGATGATTGAACAGCCATTAGCATATGATGATATTATTGATCATTCGATATTACAGAGTGAGCTTGCAACCCCTATATGTTTAGATGAAAGCATTCATTCTGTAGAGGATGCGCGTAAAGCCATTGAATTAGGAAGCTGTAAAATCATTAACATTAAAATTGGTCGTGTTGGTGGATTAACGGAAGCGAAGAAAATTCATGATTTATGTGAAAAGCATAGCATTCCAGTATGGTGTGGCGGGATGCTGGAAGGAGGAATCGGAAGAGCGCATAATATTGCTATTACAACGCTTCCTTCCTTCACGATTGCAGGAGATACGTCTGCATCTAATCGCTATTGGCATGAGGATATTATTCTTCCAGAGGTTACTTTGTCTAGTCTTGGGAAAATTGATGTTCCGGCAGGTGATGGTATTGGTTTTGAGTTGAATAAGGAAGTCATTAATAAATACTTGTTAACGACTAAAGTTTATGAAAATAAATCAGTATAA
- a CDS encoding M20 peptidase aminoacylase family protein, giving the protein MREEIDHWVDHQRESILEMYHYLHNNAEISWEEIETTNFIKEELEKLSISYEVFDDQTGIVGSFGAGNGPVIGLRADMDALWQQVNGEWNANHSCGHDAHTTILLFTIKCLKALGVVPKGRIKCLFQPAEETGGGAISFINKGLLDDVDYLLGLHVRPIQEMRFGECSPAIYHGAAASFKGKIYGMQAHAARPHLGINVIDSLTAINLAIHSLPLNPVIPASAKLTFAQAGGKNFNIIPDYGEFGIDVRAQTNEAMEELIAKLESQIRLAGEVNGAKVELELLSEMPAANPNKWMEGIVARSIKDILGEEGLVKPPVTPGGEDFHYYAKANDHLQTTMIGLGTDLQPGLHHPDMHFQLNSLLHGIKIMTLSAFRLMEENQ; this is encoded by the coding sequence ATGCGAGAGGAAATAGACCATTGGGTGGACCATCAAAGGGAAAGTATACTTGAAATGTATCACTATCTTCATAATAACGCTGAAATAAGCTGGGAAGAAATTGAAACCACTAATTTTATAAAGGAAGAACTAGAAAAGTTATCTATTTCCTATGAAGTATTTGACGATCAGACAGGTATAGTAGGTTCTTTTGGAGCTGGAAATGGACCCGTTATAGGGCTTCGTGCAGATATGGATGCATTATGGCAGCAAGTAAACGGGGAATGGAATGCAAATCATTCCTGTGGTCATGATGCACATACGACTATTTTACTTTTTACAATAAAATGTTTAAAGGCATTAGGAGTGGTACCAAAGGGGAGGATTAAATGTCTTTTTCAGCCAGCAGAAGAGACTGGTGGCGGTGCGATTTCTTTCATCAATAAAGGACTTTTAGACGATGTAGATTATTTATTAGGGCTACATGTGCGACCAATACAAGAAATGAGATTTGGCGAATGCTCTCCCGCTATATATCATGGGGCAGCAGCAAGCTTTAAAGGGAAAATATATGGCATGCAGGCACATGCAGCTAGACCTCATTTAGGAATAAATGTGATTGATAGCTTAACGGCAATTAATTTAGCGATTCATTCTCTCCCATTAAATCCAGTTATTCCGGCATCGGCGAAATTAACATTTGCGCAGGCTGGAGGGAAGAATTTTAATATTATTCCCGATTATGGGGAGTTTGGGATTGATGTTCGTGCACAAACAAATGAAGCAATGGAGGAGCTTATTGCTAAACTAGAAAGCCAAATAAGATTAGCGGGAGAAGTGAATGGAGCAAAAGTAGAATTAGAATTATTATCAGAAATGCCTGCTGCCAATCCCAATAAATGGATGGAGGGAATAGTGGCTAGGAGCATTAAAGATATACTTGGTGAGGAAGGGTTAGTTAAACCACCAGTGACACCTGGTGGCGAGGATTTTCATTATTACGCAAAAGCAAATGACCATCTTCAAACGACAATGATTGGCTTAGGAACAGATCTGCAGCCTGGTCTCCATCATCCTGACATGCATTTTCAATTAAATAGCTTGCTGCATGGGATAAAAATCATGACATTATCAGCGTTTAGATTAATGGAAGAGAATCAATAA
- a CDS encoding YczE/YyaS/YitT family protein: MKSFLSQDKPVERLVIFILGLLIMSLGIVLVIQANLGSAPWDILNIGLHIQFGLTIGSWSIIVGFFILLIAAILSKRIPPFGAFLNMVLVGMFIDFFLLLPFMNTPSILIERWMMFLIGLLIMGYGMGIYISAKLGAGPRDSLMIVLSEKFGGSIAKTRLLMEAIVLIIGWILGGPVSWGTIIYAILIGRIAGWSIPQCTKWTTYILNRNVRTGKNIQQQKMEREAK, translated from the coding sequence ATGAAATCCTTCTTAAGCCAAGATAAACCAGTTGAACGACTTGTCATTTTTATTTTAGGGCTTTTAATCATGTCATTAGGTATTGTTTTAGTTATACAAGCGAATCTAGGTTCTGCCCCTTGGGATATTTTAAATATTGGATTGCATATTCAATTTGGTTTAACTATTGGTAGCTGGTCAATTATAGTTGGCTTTTTTATATTATTAATTGCAGCAATACTTTCTAAAAGGATTCCACCTTTTGGGGCATTTTTAAATATGGTACTAGTAGGAATGTTTATAGATTTCTTTTTACTTCTTCCTTTTATGAATACCCCCTCTATACTGATTGAAAGATGGATGATGTTTTTAATAGGATTACTCATTATGGGATATGGAATGGGAATCTATATTTCTGCTAAACTTGGGGCTGGTCCAAGGGATAGCTTAATGATTGTCTTATCAGAAAAATTTGGTGGAAGCATCGCGAAAACTAGGTTATTAATGGAAGCTATCGTTTTGATAATTGGATGGATATTAGGTGGACCAGTATCATGGGGAACCATTATTTATGCAATCTTAATAGGGAGAATTGCCGGGTGGAGTATCCCACAGTGTACGAAATGGACGACCTATATATTAAATCGAAACGTGAGAACAGGGAAAAACATTCAACAACAGAAAATGGAGCGGGAGGCAAAATAA
- the cymR gene encoding cysteine metabolism transcriptional regulator CymR: MKISTKGRYGLTIMMELAKKHGDGPISLKSIAQTNNLSEHYLEQLVAPLRNAGYVRSIRGAYGGYVLGDDPNKITAGDIIRILEGPISPVEGIEDEEPAKKALWMKIRDAVKDVLDSTTIEDLANHKEDGSTDGYMFYI, from the coding sequence ATGAAGATATCAACTAAAGGAAGATATGGATTAACCATTATGATGGAATTAGCAAAGAAGCATGGAGACGGACCGATTTCCTTAAAATCCATAGCACAAACAAATAATCTCTCGGAACATTACCTGGAGCAATTAGTTGCACCATTGCGAAACGCTGGTTATGTAAGGAGTATTCGCGGAGCATATGGTGGTTATGTTTTAGGAGATGATCCAAATAAAATTACAGCTGGAGACATTATCCGCATTTTAGAAGGACCTATTAGTCCAGTAGAAGGAATCGAAGATGAAGAACCAGCAAAAAAAGCATTATGGATGAAAATCAGAGATGCGGTAAAGGATGTTCTGGATTCTACAACAATCGAAGATCTAGCTAATCATAAAGAAGACGGCAGTACAGACGGTTATATGTTTTATATATAA